A genomic region of Methanothrix sp. contains the following coding sequences:
- a CDS encoding ParB/RepB/Spo0J family partition protein, with translation MEDKLDESQSGTEQGVSEVEITRKVELLEVDIDQLESNVFSANEEDDSTFTRLQDEIKRRGLIELPVVTKKDENRYTIIAGHHRVNALRSLGVKRVPVVLYKGRIETREDMFNLVNNMNLIRGTIRKSELIRKIREFDLDPTKLDLHKNPWTLLVPKVTEEDIARRDAEAMRNAKIQDMALKIAKEIAKTLIMEKDEFLTFIVVHDRPAAVIRIPFKSMKMARDRSVEIKKRIESALADIREIAAEMEEEE, from the coding sequence GTGGAGGACAAACTCGATGAGAGCCAGTCTGGAACCGAACAGGGTGTGAGCGAAGTCGAGATCACGAGAAAGGTCGAGCTGCTGGAGGTGGATATAGACCAGCTCGAATCAAACGTATTCTCTGCGAACGAGGAGGACGACAGCACTTTCACGCGCCTGCAGGACGAGATCAAGCGGCGTGGGCTGATCGAGCTGCCTGTGGTGACGAAGAAAGACGAGAACCGCTACACGATCATCGCAGGACACCACCGCGTGAACGCGCTCCGGTCGCTGGGCGTGAAGCGAGTGCCTGTCGTGCTCTACAAGGGTAGGATCGAGACCAGGGAGGACATGTTCAACCTTGTAAACAATATGAACCTGATCCGAGGGACGATAAGAAAGTCCGAGCTGATCAGAAAGATCCGGGAGTTCGACCTCGACCCCACGAAGCTGGATCTGCACAAGAACCCGTGGACGCTGCTGGTGCCGAAAGTCACCGAGGAGGACATAGCCAGACGCGACGCTGAAGCGATGAGGAACGCGAAGATCCAGGATATGGCGCTGAAGATAGCGAAAGAGATAGCAAAAACTCTGATCATGGAAAAAGACGAATTCCTGACGTTCATTGTGGTGCACGACAGACCGGCAGCCGTGATAAGGATCCCGTTCAAGTCCATGAAGATGGCGCGCGATAGGTCAGTGGAGATCAAGAAACGCATCGAAAGCGCACTCGCAGACATCAGGGAGATCGCTGCGGAGATGGAGGAAGAAGAGTAA
- the terL gene encoding phage terminase large subunit: MLSSLEEVDRQYEQILSRCRTEAEVDQLRAVCLTAIRRACESSLETFVRVMWRMVEPNVEYLHNWHMTLICEYLQAVTEGKINRLAINIPPRYSKSTLVSVMWPCWEWAINPAQKWVFSSYSAALSEYMSRKRRDLIKSHDYQALWGRSTVIRPDYDRLNVFMSTRGGLMYATSTGGSVTGMGGNRLVIDDPASPMAALSDAGRETVNEWFFNTFLSRLDDKSRGSIVLIQQRLHQNDLTGFLTGIESADLVGSVIRKNGWTLLRLPVIAEIDEVLRSPLDGRVIVERHAGDILWPAREGPEQIEEHKRDAFTFAAQYQQRPTPATGAIFQREWLQFYDELPEHADKPVWAISVDASFYGKDLSNYVAIGIWAGLRPNMYLHEVVRRKMSFTETVSTLRALLKQYPATSAVLIESAANGPAIIDELQRDVGGVIPIKPAGSKEARAFAVTPYFQAGNVYIRNAHWTPDYISELLDFPAGAYDDQVDMTTQAISYIQHTFNRRPAGKHRLIITRPR; encoded by the coding sequence ATGCTCAGCAGCCTGGAGGAGGTGGACAGACAGTACGAGCAGATACTGTCAAGGTGTCGCACGGAAGCCGAGGTGGATCAGCTCAGAGCAGTCTGTCTCACTGCGATCAGGAGGGCGTGCGAGTCGAGCCTGGAGACGTTCGTCCGCGTGATGTGGCGGATGGTGGAGCCCAACGTCGAATACCTGCATAACTGGCACATGACGCTGATCTGCGAATATCTGCAGGCTGTCACAGAGGGAAAGATCAACAGGCTGGCGATAAACATCCCGCCGCGATACTCAAAGTCGACGCTCGTCTCTGTCATGTGGCCGTGCTGGGAGTGGGCGATCAACCCTGCACAGAAGTGGGTATTCAGCTCGTACTCCGCCGCGCTTTCGGAGTATATGTCGCGGAAGAGAAGAGACCTGATCAAGTCGCACGACTATCAAGCGCTCTGGGGAAGGAGCACAGTGATCAGGCCGGACTACGACCGGCTCAACGTCTTTATGTCCACGCGCGGCGGGCTCATGTACGCGACCTCCACGGGAGGGTCTGTCACAGGCATGGGCGGAAACCGCCTTGTGATCGACGATCCAGCCAGCCCCATGGCCGCCCTCTCAGACGCAGGAAGGGAGACTGTGAACGAATGGTTCTTCAACACGTTTCTCTCCAGGCTGGACGACAAGTCACGCGGGTCGATAGTGCTGATCCAGCAGAGACTGCACCAGAACGACCTCACGGGGTTCCTAACTGGGATCGAGTCCGCCGATCTCGTGGGCAGCGTCATACGAAAAAACGGCTGGACGCTGCTGAGGCTGCCTGTGATCGCAGAGATCGACGAAGTGCTCAGATCGCCCCTGGACGGACGCGTCATAGTCGAGCGCCACGCCGGGGACATACTCTGGCCTGCGCGCGAGGGGCCGGAGCAGATCGAAGAGCACAAGCGCGATGCGTTCACCTTCGCGGCGCAGTACCAGCAGCGACCGACGCCCGCAACGGGCGCGATATTCCAGCGGGAGTGGTTGCAGTTCTACGACGAGCTGCCGGAGCACGCAGACAAGCCGGTGTGGGCTATATCCGTCGATGCGTCCTTCTACGGGAAGGATCTCTCGAACTACGTAGCGATAGGTATCTGGGCGGGGCTCAGACCGAACATGTACCTGCACGAAGTCGTTCGCCGGAAAATGTCGTTCACAGAGACCGTCAGCACGCTCCGGGCGCTGCTGAAGCAGTACCCTGCGACTAGCGCGGTGCTGATCGAGTCCGCCGCGAACGGGCCTGCCATAATCGACGAGCTCCAGCGCGACGTTGGTGGCGTGATCCCGATAAAGCCTGCAGGGAGCAAGGAAGCGAGGGCGTTCGCAGTCACGCCGTATTTCCAGGCCGGGAACGTGTACATCAGAAACGCGCACTGGACGCCCGACTACATCAGCGAGCTGCTCGACTTCCCGGCTGGCGCATACGACGATCAGGTGGACATGACCACGCAGGCGATCAGCTACATCCAGCACACGTTCAACCGCCGCCCCGCTGGGAAGCATAGACTGATAATCACGAGACCGCGGTAG
- the dcm gene encoding DNA (cytosine-5-)-methyltransferase: MGVIESGGFMPDRRAFRVLDLFSGIGGFSLGLERTGHFNTVAFCERNPYCQRVLKKHWPTVQIFEDIRFVGERELEPLLPIDVITGGFPCQDISYANQMARGLDGSQSALYWEMYRIIRMVRPRWIIMENVPALLRRGMSEVLGSLAEIGYDAEWDCLPAAAFGAPHLRDRVFIVAYPSSLLPERRRGGGEVAGSPGEVAGTEKKRKRLRNALGGSCAAAPDAECDRLQRILRPRTASGHAPRSFAEWWAAEPDVGRVADGVSHRMDRLRALGNAVVPQIVEYIGRCILEADSDP, from the coding sequence TTGGGAGTAATCGAGTCCGGAGGATTTATGCCTGATCGCAGAGCTTTCAGAGTTCTGGATCTATTTTCCGGGATCGGTGGATTCAGCCTTGGATTAGAGCGGACCGGGCACTTCAATACAGTTGCATTCTGCGAACGCAACCCTTACTGTCAGCGCGTGCTTAAAAAGCACTGGCCGACTGTGCAAATTTTTGAGGATATCAGGTTTGTCGGTGAACGAGAGCTTGAACCGCTACTGCCGATAGATGTCATAACAGGAGGGTTTCCGTGCCAGGATATAAGCTATGCAAACCAGATGGCGAGGGGGTTAGATGGTAGCCAATCAGCGTTATATTGGGAAATGTATAGAATCATTCGCATGGTACGACCGAGATGGATCATCATGGAGAACGTTCCAGCGTTGCTTAGACGAGGAATGTCCGAAGTTCTCGGATCGCTGGCCGAGATCGGGTATGATGCGGAATGGGATTGTTTACCGGCTGCTGCCTTTGGCGCCCCGCACCTCCGTGACAGGGTCTTCATTGTGGCCTACCCCAGCAGCCTCCTGCCCGAACGACGGAGAGGCGGTGGAGAAGTGGCTGGCTCGCCGGGAGAAGTTGCGGGCACTGAGAAAAAACGGAAACGGCTGCGGAATGCCCTTGGGGGTAGCTGTGCGGCTGCTCCCGACGCCGAATGCGACAGATTACAAAGGATCCTACGTCCCCGGACAGCGTCGGGGCACGCTCCCAGAAGCTTTGCAGAGTGGTGGGCGGCTGAACCAGACGTGGGTCGAGTGGCTGATGGGGTTTCCCATAGGATGGACCGACTTAGAGCGCTAGGGAACGCAGTAGTTCCACAGATAGTGGAGTATATTGGCAGGTGCATACTCGAAGCGGATAGTGATCCGTGA
- a CDS encoding minor capsid protein: MATDVQQLTGDFHQRLTLNLINAFANCYQVGVEDAAKLVEDSKQRNAVLLSGFQQIRDGKVATHPLYKLTKELLGPVRDHSEAAVEAILNGVREKSKKKGKYVEPSELAGIIKTEVKALWKDQPVTIQRPGKRPVQFTVETYADIVARTVSYAVRNQAYINTMRANDLADGWVWTAMGDERMCDECGSRHGKVYSWNDPPPPAHPNCRCRPIPHYREDFETVTKKVAEETAAKKAEVEAKAAEPAPQEEEPLQPKPAAKGPLAPWLSRHLPTYVESDTVDGLKVIDIKNFPPDTVDRIKKLFTDADAHNQMYDLLYKVSKSKKSLLQSDVPVDHIIKLYSSAFDTARSLDILKAYYGYTPDEDVTVYVRARAVEFESYLNEVTNKGIKFTLNCPLVGTTDIDYESVESDEIVVRVNINSLNAENIFGVKIGDKTHVATGTLSILKPTGKETIKLPSGKKVIVYNVDLVSDLTEYSSKKYSDFQQEFGITRDKLWNEALLEPEAPPEEHKPEPAKPFEGPIPIDMSLPGAIKSFHYDDIREVANSPELLREVKKYKCKELKKYFSDADYNDARAALTGKVFKPQDPVNAISMAIKNYTGSDYKRINKYLLNPNEYAKDPDWFTWLAQHVRYIDMAYQRVPPADKKFYLYRGVKGDAYDSFNVHEEGEVFTIAPYQSSSYDFRVAHNFSSGGEGRAVVVFEVQPGARVLSIEDISNIPEERELLIKHGSVMKMKKKLPKAGPGGVDIFIVELHSDTAKPDDLV; encoded by the coding sequence ATGGCGACCGACGTGCAGCAGCTAACGGGCGACTTTCACCAGCGCCTGACGCTGAACCTGATCAACGCATTCGCGAACTGCTACCAGGTCGGTGTCGAGGACGCTGCGAAGCTCGTGGAAGACAGTAAACAGCGCAACGCAGTGCTGCTCAGCGGGTTCCAGCAGATCCGCGACGGCAAGGTGGCGACGCATCCTCTGTACAAGCTGACAAAAGAGCTGCTGGGGCCCGTGCGAGACCACAGCGAGGCAGCCGTCGAAGCGATACTCAATGGAGTCAGAGAGAAGTCGAAGAAGAAGGGCAAGTACGTCGAGCCCTCAGAGCTGGCTGGAATCATCAAGACAGAAGTAAAAGCGCTCTGGAAGGATCAGCCAGTCACAATCCAGCGTCCGGGAAAGCGACCAGTGCAGTTCACCGTCGAGACATACGCTGATATCGTCGCCCGCACGGTCTCATACGCCGTCCGGAACCAGGCGTACATAAACACGATGCGAGCGAACGACCTCGCAGACGGCTGGGTCTGGACTGCGATGGGCGACGAGAGAATGTGCGATGAATGCGGGAGCCGGCACGGCAAAGTCTACTCCTGGAACGACCCCCCACCGCCGGCGCATCCAAATTGCCGGTGCCGGCCCATTCCTCACTACAGGGAAGATTTTGAGACAGTCACGAAGAAGGTAGCAGAAGAGACCGCCGCGAAGAAAGCTGAAGTCGAAGCGAAAGCTGCTGAGCCCGCGCCCCAGGAGGAGGAGCCGCTCCAGCCCAAACCCGCCGCCAAGGGGCCACTGGCGCCGTGGCTGAGCCGCCACCTGCCAACGTATGTGGAATCCGATACAGTCGACGGCCTGAAGGTCATAGATATCAAAAATTTCCCCCCTGACACGGTAGACCGCATCAAGAAACTGTTCACAGATGCGGACGCACATAACCAGATGTATGATCTGCTCTACAAGGTGTCGAAGTCGAAGAAGTCGCTGCTTCAGTCAGACGTTCCGGTGGATCATATCATCAAGCTATACAGCTCAGCATTCGATACCGCCAGGTCTCTCGATATTCTAAAAGCGTATTACGGCTACACGCCCGACGAGGACGTGACCGTATACGTCCGTGCCAGGGCGGTGGAGTTCGAGAGCTACCTGAACGAAGTCACCAACAAGGGCATAAAATTCACGCTCAACTGTCCGCTGGTCGGGACTACGGATATCGATTATGAATCAGTCGAAAGCGATGAAATCGTTGTAAGGGTAAACATCAATTCGCTCAACGCTGAGAACATCTTCGGCGTAAAGATCGGGGACAAGACGCACGTCGCCACCGGGACGCTCTCGATACTGAAGCCGACCGGGAAAGAGACTATCAAGCTCCCCTCAGGGAAGAAAGTGATAGTGTATAACGTCGACCTTGTGAGCGACCTCACAGAGTACTCATCGAAGAAATACAGCGATTTCCAGCAGGAGTTCGGGATCACAAGAGATAAGTTATGGAATGAGGCGCTGCTTGAGCCAGAAGCCCCGCCGGAGGAGCACAAACCAGAGCCCGCGAAGCCGTTTGAGGGGCCGATCCCCATCGATATGAGCCTGCCGGGAGCGATCAAGAGCTTCCATTACGACGATATAAGAGAAGTCGCAAACTCTCCGGAACTGTTACGCGAGGTCAAAAAGTACAAGTGCAAAGAGTTAAAGAAGTATTTCAGCGACGCTGATTATAACGACGCCAGGGCAGCCCTTACCGGGAAGGTTTTCAAGCCGCAGGATCCTGTCAACGCCATATCCATGGCGATAAAGAACTACACCGGAAGCGATTACAAGCGCATAAACAAGTATCTCCTGAACCCGAACGAATACGCGAAAGATCCGGACTGGTTCACATGGCTGGCACAGCACGTGCGATATATTGACATGGCGTATCAACGCGTCCCTCCTGCTGATAAGAAGTTCTACCTCTACAGAGGTGTCAAGGGCGACGCATACGATTCCTTCAACGTGCACGAGGAGGGCGAGGTGTTCACGATAGCGCCGTACCAGTCCTCATCATACGATTTCAGGGTTGCGCATAACTTCTCATCCGGAGGGGAGGGGCGAGCAGTAGTAGTGTTTGAAGTTCAACCTGGGGCGAGGGTGCTCAGCATAGAAGACATATCAAACATCCCGGAGGAGCGTGAACTGCTGATCAAGCACGGGTCTGTCATGAAGATGAAGAAGAAGCTGCCTAAGGCAGGGCCGGGCGGAGTCGATATATTCATAGTCGAGCTGCATTCTGACACTGCCAAACCTGATGACCTGGTCTAG